The following proteins are co-located in the Plasmodium brasilianum strain Bolivian I chromosome 11, whole genome shotgun sequence genome:
- a CDS encoding hypothetical protein (conserved Plasmodium protein), protein MCVKNNYKTSNIIFIHFSNILNALTESFSFSRIVEPLSTVNDPSLDPSLDTSLDLSMWNYRDSNSSKGLLHNCLDSIIDIDVANYYSGEQNEPTEEEGRIRGDQSMDELCIKNYVLRANQMMHSDMITKDEAYLEICKSCRHLFKEIRECLRDSVSLVLNKDVIMVPILGLKYDRKSSTLKGKNTIKRAYANKHTQTYINEYKCRTNTSMSNKLLVINHTVTYILSKLVVSLIDLESYNEEQLSFTCESLYFKLYEDISKKLWMLPDDMGSYDKDITEYKTEFRKIFMSPKRKIVDASYNCRNLLHTIHRVNFINNVLIQKTKESYLKNKSCILQGETPVNYPFFNFMRVDTYSSNRAKKIYDFCYYNYIFIDGIKIIYKDEYNSVILKKKNNLELFYLRNREYIKNVCAIHIITTISWFLNQINIGMYNKNKNSRELFREKFTPYNIQYIIRSIYNYKSYYKGDVLEMCAESMIHNIKLVDSIIEDYYNTENALITQNITFTDLIKYTELSILKYKLKEAMGRYDENLTTEIAKENALKNQENENISCLMKILSNEMNTQISLLSHSHLRTLMLKNYDRYKDKNEQIFEFKNLYFCTSPGEHFVRKIFATRINYIIRFHR, encoded by the exons atgtgtgtaaaaaataattacaaaacAAGTAACATCATTTTCATCCATTTTtccaatattttaaatgcatTAACAgaatctttttcttttagtaGAATAGTAG AGCCCTTGTCCACAGTAAATG ATCCCTCATTAGATCCCTCATTAGATACCTCATTAGATCTCTCAA TGTGGAATTATAGAGATAGTAATTCTTCAAAGGGACTATTACACAATTGTTTAGACAGCATAATAGATATCGATGTAGCAAATTATTATTCAGGGGAACAAAATGAGCCAACTGAAGAG GAAGGAAGAATAAGAGGAGACCAATCAATGGATGAGCTgtgcataaaaaattatgtactgAGGGCAAATCAAATGATGCATAGTGATATGATAACAAAGGATGAAGCATATTTAGAAATATGTAAAAGTTGTAGACATTTGTTTAAAGAAATAAGAGAATGCTTAAGAGATTCTGTTAGCTTAGTATTAAACAAAGATG TGATTATGGTTCCCATTTTAGGCCTAAAATACGATAGAAAGAGTTCGacattaaaaggaaaaaatactATAAAGCGGGCATACGCAAATAAGCATACgcaaacatacataaatgaatataaatgtagAACAAACACCA GCATGTCTAATAAGCTGCTAGTAATTAACCATACAGTAACTTACATCCTCTCAAAGCTAGTGGTCAGTCTTATAGACCTAGAGTCATATAACGAAGAACAACTGAGCTTTACATGTGAATCGTTATATTTTAAACTATATGAAGATATTAGTAAGAAGTTATGGATGTTACCTGATGATATGGGATCATATGATAAAGACATTACAGAATACAAAACTGAATTccgaaaaatatttatgtctccaaaaaggaaaatagtTGATGCATCATATAATTGTAGGAATTTATTACATACCATACATCgtgttaattttataaataatgtgTTAATACAGAAAACGAAAGaatcatatttaaaaaataaaagttgtATATTACAAGGGGAAACACCTGTAAACtaccctttttttaatttcatgaGAGTAGACACATATTCGAGTAATCGCGcgaagaaaatatatgacTTTTGTTACtataactatatatttatagatgGTATcaagataatatataaagatgaatataatagtgtaatcttaaaaaaaaaaaataatttagaatTATTCTATTTACGAAATAGagagtatataaaaaatgtttgtgctatacatataattacaaCCATATCTTGGTTTCTTAATCAAATTAATATTggtatgtataataaaaataaaaacagtaGAGAATTATTTAGAGAAAAGTTTACAccatataatatacaatatattattcgctctatttataattataaaagttaCTACAAAGGAGATGTACTTGAAATGTGTGCAGAAAGTATGattcataatattaaacTAGTTGATTCCATAATAGAAGACTATTATAACACAGAAAATGCTCTTATAACACAAAATATAACGTTCACtgatttaattaaatataccgAATTGtccatattaaaatataaattaaaggaAGCAATGGGAAGGTACGATGAGAACTTAACTACTGAAATTGCAAAAGAAAATGCATTGAAAAAtcaagaaaatgaaaatatttcttgCCTTATGAAAATCCTTTCTAACGAAATGAACACAcaaatttctttattatcaCACTCTCATTTAAGAACACTAAtgctaaaaaattatgataggtataaagataaaaatgaacaaatattcGAGTTCAAAAACTTGTATTTCTGCACCTCCCCTGGGGAGCATTTTGTTCGAAAAATATTTGCTACCCGAATTAATTACATAATTAGATTCCATAGGTGA
- a CDS encoding N-acetylglucosaminyl-phosphatidylinositol de-N-acetylase, protein MHCIVFANIFLMIALAYYVRHHHLDIKKDNFLNVVQEGGNISLIIAHPDDEDSWNFWDEQHLANVLTDYCSKRNIKLVLTFDKYGVSGHPNHISIYNSARLLSKTKDVKVFTLNSANLIPKYLGFYSLPFILHTKLMTLYKSQFAHYRMLFCLISQYYIKSLEDQLFGMPILIVLTY, encoded by the exons atgcATTGCATAGTATTTGCAAACATATTTTTGATGATAGCACTTGCGTATTATGTTCGACATCACCATttagatattaaaaaagataattttttgaatgtaGTACAAGAGGGGGGAAATATTAGTTTAATTATTGCACACCCAGATGATGAA GACAGCTGGAATTTCTGGGATGAACAACATCTTGCGAACGTTTTAACAGACTACTGCTCCAAGCGCAACATAAAACTG GTTTTAACCTTTGACAAATATGGAGTATCAGGACACCCAAATCACATAAGCATTTACAACAGCGCGCG gTTATTATCAAAAACGAAAGATGTAAAAGTTTTTACTTTAAATTCAGCTAATTTAATACCTAAATATTTGGGATTCTATTCTTtaccttttattttacacaCTAA ATTAATGACCCTATACAAATCGCAGTTTGCCCATTATCGTATGCTATTTTGTCTAATTTCGCAGTACTATATCAAATCACTTGAAGACCAGCTATTTG GTATGCCTATTTTAATAGTTTTAACTTATTAA